From the Perognathus longimembris pacificus isolate PPM17 chromosome 9, ASM2315922v1, whole genome shotgun sequence genome, one window contains:
- the LOC125357723 gene encoding trace amine-associated receptor 8b-like, producing the protein MSSHVLQPGLEFCYENVNGSCIKTPYSPGPRMVLYSVFGFGAVLAVFGNLLVMTSVLHFQQLHSPANFLIASLACADFLVGFTVMPFSMVRSVESCWYFGAQFCTIHSCCDVAFCYSSLFHLCFTSIDRYIAVTDPLTYPTKFTMSVTGVSIGISWVLPLLYSGAVFYTGISDDGMESLVTALNCVGGCQIVVNQDWVLVDFLLFLIPTFVMIVVYTKIFLVAREQAIKIESTVGSSNADSSSESYKARVAKRERKAAKTLGVAVVAFMVSWLPYTIDTLVDAYMGFITPAFVYEICCWITYYNSTLNPLIYAIFYPWFRKAIKLILKGEIFKSSSSTTSLFSD; encoded by the coding sequence ATGAGCAGCCATGTCTTGCAGCCAGGGTTGGAGTTCTGCTATGAGAATGTGAATGGATCCTGTATCAAGACTCCCTACTCACCTGGACCCAGGATGGTCCTCTACTCAGTGTTTGGCTTTGGGGCTGTGCTGGCAGTGTTTGGGAACCTCCTGGTGATGACTTCAGTTCTGCACTTCCAGCAGCTGCATTCTCCAGCCAATTTCCTCATCGCCTCTCTGGCCTGTGCTGACTTCTTGGTGGGGTTCACCGTGATGCCCTTCAGCATGGTCAGGTCTGTGGAGAGCTGCTGGTATTTTGGAGCCCAGTTTTGCACCATTCACAGTTGCTGTGATGTAGCATTTTGCTACTCCTCTCTCTTCCACCTGTGTTTCACCTCCATTGACAGGTACATCGCCGTCACTGACCCTCTCACCTATCCCACCAAGTTCACAATGTCTGTAACAGGAGTTTCCATTGGCAtctcctgggtgctgcccctgctGTACAGTGGTGCTGTGTTCTACACAGGTATCAGTGATGATGGGATGGAGAGCTTAGTAACTGCCCTCAACTGTGTAGGTGGCTGTCAAATAGTTGTCAATCAAGACTGGGTTTTGGTAGATTTTCTGCTATTCTTAATACCCACGTTTGTTATGATCGTTGTTTATACTAAGATATTTTTGGTCGCTAGAGAACAAGCTATAAAAATTGAAAGTACTGTGGGTAGCAGCAATGCAGACTCATCCTCAGAGAGTTACAAAGCCAGAGTggccaagagagagagaaaagcagccaAAACTCTGGGGGTGGCGGTGGTAGCATTTATGGTCTCGTGGCTACCATACACAATTGATACATTAGTTGATGCTTATATGGGATTTATCACCCCTGCCTTTGTTTATGAAATTTGTTGCTGGATTACTTATTACAACTCAACTCTGAATCCGTTGATCTATGCTATATTTTATCCTTGGTTTAGGAAAGctataaaacttattttaaaagggGAAATTTTCAAGAGTAGTTCATCAACTACGAGTTTATTTTCAGACTAA